The following proteins are co-located in the Candidatus Thermoplasmatota archaeon genome:
- a CDS encoding SDR family oxidoreductase: MTEKKIVTALVTGGAGFLGSHLCDYLIEKNRRVICVDNLGSGREENIEHLIKNKNFKFINHDITKPLKIKEEINEIYHLASRASPVDFPKHPIEILLTNSLGTYNMLNLAKEKKAKFLFASSSEVYGNPKEHPQKESYWGNVNPIGIRSCYDESKRFGEALCMSYFRKYNSDVRIVRIFNTYGPRMREDDGRVVSNFIVQALSNKPITVYGNGVQTRSFCYVSDLIEGIYRMMQAEKINSEEDRIVNLGNPKEITILELANKVKELTNTNSKIVFAALPKDEPLRRKPDISKAQKLLGWEPKISLDEGLKITIEFYQISKIFTRNLLCCTIKRFLVFHLI, from the coding sequence ATGACAGAAAAGAAGATTGTAACTGCTTTGGTAACTGGCGGCGCAGGTTTCTTGGGCTCTCATTTGTGTGACTACCTTATAGAAAAAAATAGAAGAGTAATTTGTGTAGATAATTTAGGAAGCGGAAGAGAAGAAAACATCGAACATTTGATCAAAAATAAAAATTTTAAATTTATCAATCATGATATTACAAAACCACTAAAAATAAAAGAAGAAATTAACGAGATTTATCATTTAGCTTCAAGAGCCTCGCCTGTAGATTTTCCTAAACATCCTATTGAAATATTACTCACGAATAGTCTAGGTACTTATAATATGCTTAATTTAGCAAAAGAGAAAAAAGCAAAATTTCTGTTTGCATCTAGTAGCGAGGTTTACGGCAATCCAAAAGAGCATCCTCAGAAAGAAAGTTATTGGGGCAATGTAAATCCCATAGGTATAAGGAGTTGTTATGATGAAAGCAAGAGGTTTGGAGAAGCGCTGTGTATGAGCTACTTCAGAAAGTATAATTCGGATGTGAGAATTGTAAGGATCTTCAATACTTACGGGCCGAGAATGAGAGAAGATGATGGTAGAGTTGTATCTAATTTTATCGTTCAAGCACTGAGTAATAAGCCAATCACTGTATATGGAAATGGCGTTCAGACAAGAAGTTTTTGCTATGTCTCTGATCTGATAGAAGGGATCTACCGAATGATGCAAGCTGAAAAAATTAATTCTGAAGAAGATCGAATTGTAAATCTTGGTAACCCAAAAGAGATAACAATTCTAGAGCTTGCAAATAAAGTCAAAGAACTCACAAACACAAACTCAAAGATTGTATTTGCAGCATTGCCTAAAGATGAACCTCTACGAAGGAAACCTGATATAAGCAAAGCACAGAAATTACTTGGCTGGGAGCCGAAAATAAGTTTGGACGAAGGGCTAAAAATTACGATCGAATTTTATCAGATCAGTAAAATATTCACGCGAAATCTGCTTTGTTGCACAATTAAGCGATTTTTAGTCTTTCACTTAATCTGA